The following coding sequences lie in one Rutidosis leptorrhynchoides isolate AG116_Rl617_1_P2 chromosome 6, CSIRO_AGI_Rlap_v1, whole genome shotgun sequence genomic window:
- the LOC139854726 gene encoding uncharacterized protein translates to MISSWVHEEGTPYHEVHVPPSRGGVDILTGQTIKDTLFNVIARIRHLDNRISRVFHYVQTLYDFDKQEALEASIKKLRDDYDNLYARVELIRQWMERYASSVNRMERTMIDFDSRIMQTRRTFTDVQVDEMFSQRVNEALATAEAQRVQANTSQAGGSGGNNIPQRCTYKEFINYKPQTFTGVEGPKLEIELWNLEIQGTDITGYMKRFLELALMSPDFVTTEEKKIERCKKVGHMSKDCRFNLAQPTGNKPKTCYGCGQVGHMKNQCSNAKKDGNSKGRAFNNLAKGAREDPELVTGTFLLNNCIAYVLFDSGVDRSFISKDFSTVINVPSTALDTKYVIELANGKILKVDKIFRGGALTLADKLFEVDLMPVNLGSFDVIIGMDWLSKNHADIACAEKAICIPFANGKTLIVQGENSGTKLNIISCMKAQKCLRKGCQAILVYVKEIESEKKRLEDVPVVRDFPGVFPEDLPGLPPHRQVEFQIDLIPGVAPVARPPYRLAPSELQELSNQLQELLDKGFIRPSSLPWGLVGYYRRFIQYFSKIARPLIALTHKGKKFKWLKEQESAFQQLKHKLTTAPILSLPEGNDDFVFIRYYLYGTKCTIFTDHKSLQHIFNQKQSNMRQRRWIELLNDYDCEIRYRPGKANAVADALSRKERIKPLRVRALNMTIRVNLVSQIRDAQLEAVKEEHWKDEAIKGLVKQFKVKGDGTRYFVGRVWADIATYVSKCLTCAKFKVENQKLSGLLQQPEIPQWKWESITMDFITKLPRTASGYDTIWIQKRLKTAMSRQKSYADVRRKSLEFHVRDKVMLKVSPWKGVIRFGKRGKLNPRYVGPLEIIERIGLVAYRFKLPQELSGIHDDFHISNLKKCLSDESLVIPLEEIRIDNKLHFIEEPAEIMDREVKRLKHSSIMIVKVHWNARRGPEFTWEREDHMRRKYPHLFTDITQTSGTT, encoded by the exons ATGATTTCCTCTTGGGTACATGAGGAGGGTACACCTTATCATGAGGTGCATGTTCCACCTTCCCGAGGAGGTGTTGATATTTTGACTGGACAAACCATTAAGGACACTCTTTTTAACGTTATTGCCCGAATTCGTCATCTCGATAACCGTATCTCTAGGGTTTTTCATTATGTTCAAACGTTGTATGATTTTGATAAGCAAGAGGCATTAGAGGCTTCTATTAAGAAGCTTAGGGATGACTATGATAACCTTTATGCTAGGGTAGAGCTCATTAGACAGTGGATGGAGCGATATGCGAGTAGTGTTAATAGAATGGAGCGTACAATGATTGATTTTGATTCAAG GATAATGCAAACACGAAGGACTTTTACCGACGTCCAAGTTGACGAAATGTTTAGTCAAAGGGTTAATGAAGCTTTAGCCACTGCTGAGGCACAAAGAGTGCAAGCTAATACAAGTCAAGCTGGAGGATCTGGTGGAAACAATATTCCACAAAGGTGTACTTACAAAGAATTTATCAACTACAAACCTCAAACTTTCACTGGAGTGGAAGGACCG AAACTTGAGATTGAGTTATGGAATTTGGAGATTCAAGGAACTGACATTACTGGATATATGAAACGATTCCTAGAACTTGCTTTAATGAGTCCTGATTTTGTCACTACTGAAGAAAAGAAGATTGAGAG GTGCAAAAAGGTGGGACATATGTCCAAAGATTGTAGATTCAATCTTGCGCAGCCAACTGGAAACAAACCCaagacttgttatggatgtggacaaGTGGGTCACATGAAGAATCAGTGTTCGAATGCCAAGAAGGATGGAAATTCAAAAGGAAGAGCATTTAATAACTTGGCAAAAGGAGCTCGTGAAGATCCTGAGttggttacgggtacatttcttcttaACAACTGCATTGCTTATGTACTATTTGATAGTGGTGTTGATAGAAGTTTTATTTCTAAGGACTTTAGTACCGTGATTAACGTACCTTCAACTGCTTTAGACACTAAGTATGTCATAGAATTGGCAAATGGCAAAATTTTGAAAGTAGATAAGATCTTTCGAGGTGGCGCTCTAACGTTAGCTGATAAACTATTTGAAGTTGATCTTATGCCTGTTAATTTAGGTAGTTTTGATgttattattggtatggattggttatctaaGAACCATGCGGATATTGCTTGCGCGGAGAAAGCCATCTGTATTCCTTTCGCGAATGGTAAAACTTTGATAGTTCAAGGAGAAAATAGTGGCACGAAACTCAACATAATTTCTTGCATGAAGGCTCAAAAATGTTTAAGGAAAGGATGTCAAGCCATCCTCGTATACGTAAAAGAGATAGAGTCAGAGAAGAAGCGACTTGAGGATGTACCGGTAGTAAGGGATTTTCCTGGAGTTTTTCCTGAAGATTTACCTGGTCTTCCTCCGCatagacaagttgaattccaaatcgacttAATTCCGGGTGTTGCACCTGTTGCTCGACCACCGTATCGATTAGCACCTTCGGAATTGCAAGAATTGtcgaaccaattacaagaactattggataaaggatttATTCGACCTAGTTCAttgccttggg GTCTTGTTggatattaccgaaggtttatccaaTATTTTTCGAAGATTGCGCGACCTTTAATTGcattgactcacaaaggaaagaagtttaaATGGTTGAAGGAACAAGAATCTGCATTCCAACAATTGAAGCATAAACTAACTACTgcgcctatattatcattacctgagggaaatgatgatttcgtgtttATT agatactatttgtatggaaccaaaTGCACCATATTTacggatcacaagagtcttcaacatatttttaatCAGAAACAATCAAATATGCGACAACGAcgttggattgaattgttgaatgattatgactgcgAAATCCGTTATCGTCCTGGGAAGGCTAACGCGGTTGCTGATgcgttgagccgaaaggaaaggatTAAACCTCtgcgagttagagcattgaatatGACTATTCGTGTAAATCTTGTTTCGCAAATCCGAGATGCTCAGTTAGAGGCTGTGAAGGAGGAGCATTGGAAGGATGAAGCAATTAAAGGATTGGTTAAGCAATTTAAAGTAAAGGGTGATGGGACTCGATACTTTGTAGGACGTGTATGG gctgacattgctacttatgtgagcAAATGTTTGACTTGTGCGAAATTCAAAGTGGAGAATCAAAAACTGTCAGGGTTGttacaacaaccggaaatcccacaatggaaatgggaaagcataACAATGGACTTTATAACGAAGCTACCGAGAACCGCGAGTggttacgacactatttgg ATTCAAAAGAGATTGAAGACAGCCatgagccgacaaaagagctatgctgatgttcgcaGAAAATCCTTAGAATTTCATGTAAGAgacaaagtcatgcttaaagtgtctccttggaagggtgtgattcgattTGGGAAGCgaggaaaactaaacccgagatatgtTGGACCTTTAGAGATAATTGAAAGGATTGGTCTTGTGGCATATCGATTCAAACTACCGCAAGAACTGAGcggtatccatgatgattttcacatctcaaacttaaagaagtgtttgtctGATGAGAGTCTCGTCATACCATTGGAAGAGATTCGTATAGACAACAAACTTCATTTTATCGAGGAACCAGCTGAGATCATGGATCGCGAAGTTAAGCGCTTGAAGCATAGTAGTATTATGATTGTCaaagttcattggaatgctcgtagaggaccggagtttacttgggaacgggaGGACCATATGCGGCGGAAGTATCCACATCTTTTCACTGATATCACACAAACGTCAGGTACtacctaa